The uncultured Celeribacter sp. genome includes the window TGCGTTTGGGTCAGCTCGAACCACTGGACCAGCGCGCGCCGGATCATCTCGGGCCGAGTCGGCAGATCTCGCTCAGCGCGGCGGCGATCGTCGATCATCTCTATCAACTCTCGTGGAAGCCGGAGCGTTAGAGCTTCGGTGTCTTTCTTAGGAGGTGCCATCAATAATACCATTTTGATGTTGACATCATAATGGCAATATCACATATTAAACAGGCGAAGGCAAGAGATCCTACCCTCCTGCCTCGCCCTAACCACATTGATCATCAGGAGATCAAATATGGCTGAACATGCCTGTACCACGCCTCCGCGCGTGACGGAACCACGTACCCACTTCACGCACACCCCAATTTCGCGGAACTTCAGCGGCTTGAACGGCGCACTTGCGCAGTACATCGAATATGAGCGCGACATCGAGTGCGCGAATGCTTTCGATCCGGCTTTTGCCGACTGGGTGGCCGATGCTGAAGCTGCACGACACAATGTGCTTGATCGCATCGCTTCGATCACGACAGCACCGATTTCGCGGGACGCGGACAAGCCGTTCCAGCGGATCTCTTTGCTGACCCGAGCGCTCATCATCTGCGAAACAGGTGCGGATTTCACTGCACTCTACGCCCTCCTTGGCAGTCATGGCCATTTCTTTGCCTGCTTTGAGAACGATCCGGTTGGCCATCGCGTGCAACTGATGTTGGAGGTCCATCAGGATCACTTGCGCGCGCTGGCGGATCTCAGCGAGTTCGCAGAGGATCCCCTCTCCTTCGACGCCATCGACGGCACAGATGACCAACGCGCGATGACAGCAACAGCCGCGGCCTAACCCCAACTCGATCGATCCGCCTATCGCCGGTGCCTTGTTCGGCACCGCTCGAGGTCGCTTGTCGGCTCACTGCGCCCATGCACGGGCGCGGCCAGATCCCCTTTTCCCGGAGGTCACTATGACCCTTTGTCCACAAACATCATCTACAGCGTCATTCCCGACTGTCATCCACGCCCATTGGGCGGAGATCGCGCAAGCGAAAGGCTTCACCATCACCGATCGTGTCGATGATCGCTACCACCTGTTGCTGCGCTGCGAGACCTGCGGCGGCATGCACCGGACCAAACTGTTTGTGCTGATGAACAATCAACCCACTTGCCCTCATTGTGTGGAAACACGCTGGCGCAAAGATGCAGTAGAGGCGGGACTAGTCTTTCTCGCAAGGGATCCACAGGATCGCCACTATGGCTTTTACGAAGCCCCGTGCGGCCACAAGCTGCGGCGTCAGTTCGAGCTTATCAAGCGCATCGCTGACGGCGAATGCTCACACCGCTGCGAGATCTGCCAGAACACGAAAGAGGAGGCGGAAGCGGAGGCTCAAGGCTGGGTTCTCCTCGGCGCCGCGCCCACACGCGACCTGAACTATCGCAGCTACCGACATAGCTGCGGGCACCAACAGGTAATCGCCCGCGTGAACATGCAAACCGGCCGCTTCAATTGCGAGTCCTGTGGCCAAGGCTGGGCCTCAGCCCCCAGCTACATCTATTGCATGCGGTTTGAACTTCCTGAACTGCCGACAATGATCAAACTGGGTTTTTCCCGGAACCCGCAGAGCCGGTTGAACTATCAGCTGAAACGGCGCCCAGACCTTCAAGCGAAGATCTTGCACAGCGTCACCCTACCGACCGGACACAAAGCGCTCTGTCTGGAGAAGCAGATGCACGCCGCTCTCAAGCGCGACCATCCTGGATCCGAAGTCCCGCCTGAGAGGTATGCGCCGTGGCTGCGTGTCAGGTCAGAGATCTACAGCGCAGATCTGGAAATGGTCATCCTCGATATGCTCGACGCACTGCCCCTCTTGCCAGACGCCTGACCCCAGCCCCCACACCTATTCATTGCAAATCGGCCTTGGCCGACCCCGAACTTATGGAGAACGCTCATGTCCAATACTCAGAGCTGGGGCCCCTATGCCCGCGATATCCTGCGCCGTTTGCGCCATGCTCAAACTGTCGTCACCAACGATCTCTTCGATGAAGCAAAGCAGATCGTACCTGTCGAGGATCCGCCTGCCCGGAACCTACTGGAAGCTTTGAGCGAACTTGAAGAGGCGCAAACACGTGACAGCCAGGAACTCGCCGAACTGCGTGAGGCGGGCACCGATGGCTGGGCAATGGATGAGAATGGCAACGACAGGCCAAAACAATGTATCCCAGCTGACAAGATCTTGGTGTGCCTGCAACTCGCCGCAACGTTCGACACGCATCGCGGTTTCTGCGAGCAGGTACTGGCACCGGGTGGCGTGACGCTGATCGAAGGCTTCAAACCAAAGCAAATGGAGACTGCCGCCCCCCAGATCGGACGTCTGTTTCTGCCCGCCGACTGGGTGGCTCAAACCTATGCCGCAAAAAGCGTGACCTCTCCTGCATTGCAGATCATTTACCCGCCGGTCAGCAGTACTGGCACTCTCAACCACAGCAGCCAACGCGACCTTGAACGGAAAGTTCTGTCCAGCCTGGCGCAACCACATCCCCTGCTCGTGCTGCTGCCTGATGGGCTGCGGCTCGATCCCAGTCTGCGCCATATTCTTCCCTCTGCTCAGCGGCTCGCCGCTCCCAACCAGGAGATGATGCTCATGCTCTTGGCCCAGACGCACAGTGCGACGCGCAAAGTCGACCGCGATGTGGTGTATCCACTGCTGCCGAACGATGCTGCCCTCAAATCGCTGGACACACCGATCCTCCTCGCCAGCCTGCGTGCGCCAACGGCGGCAGGGGCTGCAAAACACATGTCGGATCTGTTGCGCGCGCCAGCCGATCCCAATGGGGCCATGACCCTGGAGGAG containing:
- a CDS encoding ribbon-helix-helix protein, CopG family, which translates into the protein MVLLMAPPKKDTEALTLRLPRELIEMIDDRRRAERDLPTRPEMIRRALVQWFELTQTHED
- a CDS encoding GIY-YIG nuclease family protein; this encodes MTLCPQTSSTASFPTVIHAHWAEIAQAKGFTITDRVDDRYHLLLRCETCGGMHRTKLFVLMNNQPTCPHCVETRWRKDAVEAGLVFLARDPQDRHYGFYEAPCGHKLRRQFELIKRIADGECSHRCEICQNTKEEAEAEAQGWVLLGAAPTRDLNYRSYRHSCGHQQVIARVNMQTGRFNCESCGQGWASAPSYIYCMRFELPELPTMIKLGFSRNPQSRLNYQLKRRPDLQAKILHSVTLPTGHKALCLEKQMHAALKRDHPGSEVPPERYAPWLRVRSEIYSADLEMVILDMLDALPLLPDA